The following coding sequences are from one Gossypium hirsutum isolate 1008001.06 chromosome A12, Gossypium_hirsutum_v2.1, whole genome shotgun sequence window:
- the LOC107922988 gene encoding pectin acetylesterase 3, with product MIMKLVLLWVLGMWSVSGIDLSRSESFLSYLDEEVTVSPGSTTTLIVPLTLIQGAASKGAVCLDGTLPGYHLHRGFGSGANSWVIHLEGGGWCNTIRSCVFRKTTRRGSSKFMEKSINFTGILSNKAEENPDFYNWNRVRVRYCDGASFAGEGQNEANKLYFRGQRIWLAAMEELMAKGMQNANQALLSGCSAGGLASILHCDEFKNLFPETTKVKCLSDAGLFLDATNVAGGHNLRDMYEGVVTLQGVQKNLPSTCTSQKDPTSCFFPQNLVSNVKTPMFLLNAAYDAWQVDQSLIPSLADPHGLWRACKTNRSHCNSSQIQFFQDFRNQMLNAVKIFSESNQNGLFINSCFAHCQSERQDTWYENDSPRIGNKGIAVSVGDWFFDRTAVKAIDCPYPCDKTCHDVILK from the exons atgataatgaaGCTTGTTTTGTTATGGGTTTTGGGTATGTGGAGTGTTTCTGGGATTGATTTGAGCCGATCTGAGAGTTTTCTTTCGTATTTAGATGAAGAAGTTACAGTGTCTCCTGGTAGTACCACCACTCTTATAGTTCCTCTCACTCTCATTCAAGGAGCTGCTTCTAAAGGAGCTG TTTGTTTGGATGGAACGCTTCCTGGTTATCATCTTCATCGTGGGTTCGGGTCAGGTGCAAACAGTTGGGTTATCCATTtagag GGAGGTGGATGGTGTAATACCATTCGAAGTTGTGTATTCCGCAAAACTACAAGGCGTGGTTCATCGAAATTTATGGAGAAGTCCATAAATTTCACTGGAATTTTGAGCAACAAAGCTGAAGAAAATCCTG ATTTCTACAATTGGAATAGAGTTAGGGTACGTTACTGTGATGGGGCATCTTTTGCTGGTGAGGGCCAAAATGAG GCTAACAAGCTTTATTTTAGAGGACAAAGGATCTGGTTAGCTGCCATGGAAGAATTAATGGCTAAAGGAATGCAAAATGCTAATCAG GCACTTCTTTCTGGATGTTCAGCTGGGGGTCTAGCTTCTATTCTTCATTGCGATGAATTTAAGAATTTGTTTCCGGAAACTACCAAAGTGAAATGTCTAAGTGATGCTGGACTGTTCCTTGACGC AACAAATGTTGCTGGTGGCCATAACTTAAGGGATATGTATGAAGGTGTGGTTACTTTGCAG GGTGTACAAAAGAATCTGCCAAGTACTTGTACCAGCCAAAAGGATCCAACTTCG TGTTTCTTCCCTCAAAACTTGGTTTCAAATGTCAAGACCCCTATGTTTCTTCTCAATGCAGCCTATGATGCTTGGCAG GTTGACCAGAGTTTAATTCCATCACTGGCTGATCCGCATGGCTTGTGGCGTGCGTGCAAAACGAATCGTTCTCATTGCAACTCATCGCAGATTCAGTTTTTTCAAG ACTTTAGGAACCAAATGCTCAATGCCGTAAAAATATTCTCCGAGTCCAATCAAAATGGTTTATTCATAAATTCTTGTTTCGCTCACTGCCAGTCAGAGAGACAAGATACTTGGTACGAGAATGATTCTCCTCGTATTGGAAACAAG GGAATTGCAGTGTCGGTCGGAGATTGGTTCTTTGACCGAACAGCCGTTAAAGCTATCGATTGTCCGTACCCTTGCGACAAAACTTGTCATGACGTTATCCTCAAGTGA
- the LOC107922998 gene encoding uncharacterized protein — translation MASDESMTVVSSIHDDEYDDIDVGFHPHNLSRLSMCNSSMYTNEDDDDDDDMGMYMSRLSIESFDADVDEEFTVKELSSDSDGEPSCYSLPATPPRRRSRPRAAVVKDYASENEAQRPRGRRSKDLRKRRVIKGRWIDKEMGCKHEGKNKSGLYYNYSHSNYSGSFSGESEGGVVVITRPKGGKRSLCMDMEEVKACRDLGLELEMPGRVSLSGSAIDNTSSGGNSPIANWCISSPGDDPRDVKARLKVWAQAVALASTSRHCS, via the exons ATGGCATCAGATGAAAGCATGACGGTTGTTTCATCTATCCATGATGATGAATATGATGATATTGATGTTGGGTTTCATCCACATAATTTATCCAGGCTTTCTATGTGTAATAGTTCCATGTATACTAATGAAGACGACGACGACGATGATGATATGGGGATGTATATGTCAAGGTTATCGATCGAAAGCTTCGATGCAGACGTTGACGAGGAGTTCACCGTCAAGGAACTTTCATCGGATTCCGACGGCGAACCTAGTTGTTACTCTCTTCCCGCCACGCCCCCTCGTCGGAGGAGTAGACCCAGGGCGGCGGTGGTCAAGGATTACGCTAGTGAAAACGAAGCTCAGAGACCGAGAGGGCGGCGGAGCAAGGATTTGAGGAAGAGGAGAGTTATAAAGGGAAGATGGATTGATAAAGAAATGGGTTGTAAACATGAAGGGAAGAACAAAAGTGGGTTGTACTACAATTACAGCCATAGCAATTACAGTGGGAGTTTTAGTGGTGAAAGTGAAGGGGGTGTAGTGGTGATTACGAGACCTAAAGGTGGAAAACGATCGTTGTGTATGGATATGGAGGAAGTGAAGGCATGTAGGGACTTAGGGTTGGAATTGGAGATGCCTGGTCGTGTTTCATTATCAGGTTCCGCCATTGATAATACTAGTAGTGGTGGTAATTCCCCCATTGCTAATTGGTGTATCTCTAGCCCTG GTGATGATCCTAGAGATGTCAAGGCTCGGTTGAAAGTTTGGGCACAAGCAGTGGCTCTTGCATCCACTTCCAGGCATTGTAGTTGA